From the genome of Candidatus Electrothrix communis, one region includes:
- a CDS encoding HD domain-containing protein, whose translation MKTKAREFACKYHGEQKYGEHPYVVHLDAVAEIVQQYGEPVVVIAYLHDVVEDTDASLHDIKKEFGGLIADCVAVLTDEPGGDRKERKGKTYSKMARVCGETEIALLVKAADRLANMRACVADKKERLLKVYKAEYPVFKEAVYRPGMCEEIWVELTGLAGEESVRTGISGMQG comes from the coding sequence ATGAAAACGAAAGCCCGCGAGTTCGCTTGTAAGTACCACGGTGAGCAGAAGTACGGTGAGCATCCCTATGTTGTTCACCTTGACGCTGTGGCCGAGATTGTGCAACAATACGGTGAGCCAGTAGTCGTTATTGCCTATCTTCACGATGTTGTCGAGGATACCGATGCCAGCCTCCATGATATCAAAAAGGAATTCGGGGGATTGATCGCCGACTGTGTCGCTGTGCTCACCGATGAGCCAGGAGGAGATCGTAAGGAGCGCAAGGGGAAAACCTACAGCAAGATGGCCCGGGTCTGCGGTGAAACGGAAATCGCCTTGCTGGTCAAGGCAGCAGATCGGCTTGCCAATATGCGGGCCTGTGTCGCGGATAAGAAGGAAAGGCTTCTGAAGGTCTATAAGGCGGAATACCCGGTTTTTAAAGAAGCAGTTTACAGGCCGGGAATGTGTGAGGAAATTTGGGTGGAATTGACTGGTCTGGCCGGGGAAGAGTCGGTGCGGACTGGTATCTCAGGAATGCAGGGGTAG
- a CDS encoding pyridoxal phosphate-dependent aminotransferase, translating to MTVAKKMQEFAENSSWIRKMFEQGAKMKAEFGAENVFDFSLGNPDVAPPKKFFEVLADLVEGDTPGMHAYMPNGGYHYVREAVATQLSKEQGAEIGMGDVLMTCGAAGALNVVMKSLLDPGDEVIILSPFFVEYHFYVDNHGGAVKIVPTDDEFQLDLAAIEEVLTEKTKAILINSPNNPTGQMYSAESLAALGALLDRAGEKFCTTIYLISDEPYRKIVFDGAKAPSIMATTTNSIVVSSYSKDLSLPGERIGYIAVHPEMHEKDLLINAMTLANRILGFVNAPALMQRAVAELQEESVDASIYEQRRKVFCEVLDEAGLEYVMPKGAFYLFPKTPVADDVEFCRLLQEEKILAVPGRGFGTPGHIRLAFCVDAEVIAKSADGFKRAVAKAKGA from the coding sequence ATGACCGTAGCAAAAAAAATGCAGGAGTTTGCTGAGAACTCTTCCTGGATTCGTAAAATGTTTGAGCAAGGCGCCAAGATGAAGGCAGAATTTGGCGCGGAAAATGTGTTCGATTTCAGTCTCGGCAACCCGGATGTCGCGCCACCGAAGAAGTTTTTCGAGGTGCTGGCCGATCTGGTTGAAGGTGATACTCCGGGAATGCACGCCTACATGCCCAATGGCGGTTACCATTATGTACGAGAGGCCGTCGCGACCCAATTATCCAAGGAGCAGGGTGCGGAGATCGGCATGGGCGATGTCCTTATGACCTGCGGAGCAGCAGGCGCACTGAACGTGGTCATGAAATCCCTGCTGGACCCTGGCGATGAGGTTATTATTCTAAGCCCGTTTTTTGTTGAGTATCATTTCTATGTGGATAACCATGGCGGTGCGGTCAAGATTGTGCCCACTGACGACGAGTTTCAGCTTGATCTTGCTGCCATTGAGGAGGTCCTGACAGAGAAAACCAAGGCTATCCTGATCAACAGTCCTAATAATCCCACTGGCCAGATGTACAGCGCAGAATCTCTGGCTGCTCTAGGCGCATTACTGGATAGGGCAGGAGAAAAATTTTGCACCACGATTTATCTGATTTCCGATGAACCCTATCGAAAGATCGTTTTTGATGGCGCAAAAGCACCCTCTATTATGGCGACCACCACCAACTCCATCGTGGTCTCTTCCTATTCCAAAGATCTCTCGCTGCCCGGCGAACGAATTGGCTATATTGCCGTTCATCCAGAGATGCATGAAAAAGACCTCCTGATTAATGCCATGACCCTGGCCAACCGTATCCTCGGCTTTGTTAATGCCCCGGCCCTGATGCAACGGGCGGTTGCCGAGCTGCAAGAGGAGAGCGTGGATGCCTCCATTTATGAACAACGGCGCAAGGTATTCTGTGAGGTGCTGGACGAGGCAGGTTTAGAGTATGTCATGCCCAAAGGGGCCTTTTATCTCTTTCCCAAAACACCTGTTGCAGATGATGTGGAATTTTGCAGATTGCTTCAGGAAGAAAAAATCCTGGCGGTTCCGGGGCGGGGATTCGGTACTCCCGGTCATATTCGGTTGGCCTTTTGTGTGGACGCAGAGGTGATTGCCAAGTCTGCGGACGGGTTTAAACGGGCTGTGGCTAAGGCTAAAGGCGCGTGA
- the acs gene encoding acetate--CoA ligase has translation MAKNEDKIVSLLQEGATFAPPVEGQDQAHVKSMDEYKAAYQRSMDDPEGFWADRAEELVTWDKKWDKVLEYDFDKPQIEWFKGGKLNMSVNCLDRHLTNGRRNKAAIIWQGEPEEDVKVYTYQMLHTEVCRFANVLRKKGVKKGDRVAIYLPMVPELSIALLACSRIGAIHSVVFAGFSAVALQSRIQDCEAKVLITADAVLRSGKVIPLKPNADSALKESSCVESCIVVERAGNDVTMQEGRDCWWHEEVAAEDISSECEPESMDAEDILFILYTSGSTGTPKGVVHTTGGYLTYAMHTCQWVFDLKDDDVYWCTADIGWITGHSYILYGPLGLGATSLMFEGVPSYPGPDRFWKIVEKFRVNIFYTAPTVIRALMRDGEEPVQRHDLSSLRVLGSVGEPINPEAWMWYHINIGKEKLPIVDTWWQTETGGIMISPLPYATTLKPGSATYPLPGIDAAIYDEDGNEAAPNEGGHLVIRKPWPGMLRGVYKNPERFKKTYFNRYKDTYDPEDGARKDEDGCFWIMGRLDDVINVSGHRLGTAEIESALVSHAAVAEAAVVGMPHPVKGQTIFAYVTLMASIAESDELIAELRKHVRTEIGPIATPEVIMWAPGLPKTRSGKIMRRILRKIAADDFDNFGDTSTLADPSVVDNLVEGRKSM, from the coding sequence ATGGCTAAAAATGAAGACAAAATTGTAAGTCTATTGCAAGAAGGCGCAACCTTTGCCCCTCCGGTTGAAGGGCAGGATCAGGCCCACGTCAAGTCAATGGACGAATACAAGGCCGCCTACCAACGATCCATGGACGATCCTGAAGGATTCTGGGCTGATCGGGCCGAAGAATTGGTCACCTGGGATAAGAAATGGGACAAAGTGTTGGAATATGATTTCGACAAACCCCAAATCGAATGGTTCAAAGGCGGAAAACTGAACATGTCCGTGAACTGTCTGGATCGCCATCTCACCAATGGTCGCCGCAACAAGGCCGCCATCATCTGGCAGGGCGAACCGGAAGAGGACGTTAAGGTCTACACCTATCAAATGCTGCACACCGAGGTCTGCCGCTTCGCCAATGTCCTCAGGAAAAAAGGCGTAAAAAAAGGTGACCGAGTCGCCATTTACCTGCCTATGGTTCCTGAGCTGTCCATCGCCCTGCTGGCATGTTCCCGTATCGGCGCAATTCACTCGGTCGTTTTTGCCGGTTTCTCCGCTGTGGCCCTGCAAAGCCGCATTCAAGACTGCGAGGCAAAAGTACTGATTACAGCAGATGCCGTTCTCCGTTCAGGTAAGGTTATTCCACTCAAACCCAATGCAGACAGCGCCCTGAAAGAGAGCAGCTGTGTTGAAAGCTGTATCGTGGTTGAGCGGGCTGGTAACGATGTCACCATGCAGGAAGGCCGCGATTGCTGGTGGCACGAGGAAGTAGCTGCCGAGGATATCAGCAGCGAGTGCGAGCCGGAATCAATGGATGCAGAAGACATCCTGTTCATCCTGTACACCTCCGGTTCTACCGGTACCCCTAAGGGTGTTGTCCACACCACCGGCGGTTACCTGACCTATGCTATGCATACCTGCCAGTGGGTTTTTGACCTCAAAGACGATGATGTTTACTGGTGTACCGCTGATATCGGCTGGATCACTGGTCATTCCTATATTCTCTACGGACCGCTGGGTCTGGGGGCTACTTCCCTTATGTTCGAGGGTGTTCCTTCTTATCCGGGACCGGATCGTTTCTGGAAGATTGTTGAGAAGTTCAGAGTGAACATCTTCTACACCGCCCCGACCGTTATCCGTGCTCTGATGCGGGACGGCGAAGAGCCTGTCCAGCGCCACGACCTATCCAGCCTGCGCGTTCTCGGTTCTGTGGGCGAGCCTATCAATCCTGAGGCATGGATGTGGTATCACATTAATATCGGCAAAGAGAAACTGCCTATCGTCGATACGTGGTGGCAGACCGAAACTGGCGGCATCATGATTTCACCGCTGCCCTACGCCACCACCCTCAAGCCCGGTTCAGCCACCTACCCGCTACCCGGTATTGATGCGGCAATCTACGACGAAGACGGCAACGAGGCGGCACCCAACGAGGGTGGCCATCTGGTTATCCGTAAACCGTGGCCGGGAATGTTGCGCGGTGTCTACAAGAATCCGGAACGCTTCAAAAAGACTTATTTCAACCGCTACAAAGACACCTACGATCCAGAAGACGGTGCGCGCAAGGATGAGGACGGCTGTTTCTGGATCATGGGTCGTTTGGACGACGTCATCAATGTATCCGGTCATCGCCTGGGGACTGCCGAGATCGAATCCGCCCTAGTTTCCCATGCCGCAGTGGCCGAGGCTGCTGTTGTCGGGATGCCGCATCCGGTCAAAGGCCAGACCATCTTTGCCTATGTCACCCTGATGGCTTCGATTGCAGAGTCTGACGAGCTGATCGCGGAACTGCGCAAGCATGTCCGGACAGAGATCGGACCCATCGCCACCCCGGAGGTGATCATGTGGGCACCAGGTCTGCCGAAAACCCGTTCCGGCAAGATCATGCGCCGTATCCTGCGCAAGATTGCCGCCGACGACTTTGATAACTTCGGTGACACCTCCACCCTGGCTGATCCTTCAGTTGTGGACAACCTGGTTGAAGGTAGGAAGAGCATGTAA